From Paenibacillus sp. PK3_47, the proteins below share one genomic window:
- a CDS encoding MOSC domain-containing protein, translated as MEVVSLNVGKPVTVDYRGKPLETGIYKNPAAGPVQLGAEGFDGDGQADRINHGGPDKAVCVYPIEHYAYWEEQLGKKLDYSAFGENLTVSGLLETEVCIGDVYEIGSAVLQVSQPRFPCFKLSQKHGANDMPAKVLATGYSGFYFRVLRGGEIVAGDTVIKTGSGEEGINVRRVLKAMEVGRKDKSDLGELAEISALTGEIREDFRTWLERE; from the coding sequence ATGGAAGTCGTTTCACTTAACGTAGGTAAGCCGGTAACGGTTGATTACCGCGGCAAGCCGCTGGAGACAGGGATCTACAAGAATCCGGCAGCCGGTCCGGTGCAGCTCGGGGCGGAAGGGTTTGACGGGGACGGCCAGGCCGACCGGATCAATCACGGAGGTCCTGACAAGGCAGTCTGTGTCTATCCCATTGAGCATTATGCCTATTGGGAGGAGCAGCTCGGCAAAAAACTGGATTATTCCGCCTTCGGGGAGAACCTCACGGTCAGCGGACTGCTGGAAACCGAGGTATGTATCGGAGATGTGTATGAAATCGGGTCGGCAGTGCTGCAGGTGAGCCAGCCGCGCTTCCCGTGCTTCAAGCTGTCACAGAAGCATGGTGCAAATGATATGCCGGCCAAGGTGTTGGCTACGGGCTACAGCGGCTTCTATTTCCGCGTACTGCGCGGGGGCGAGATTGTTGCCGGTGACACTGTCATCAAGACAGGGTCCGGAGAAGAAGGCATTAACGTCCGGCGCGTGCTCAAGGCGATGGAGGTCGGCCGGAAGGATAAGTCGGATCTCGGGGAGCTGGCTGAGATCAGTGCGCTGACAGGGGAGATCCGCGAGGATTTCCGGACATGGCTTGAGCGGGAGTAA
- a CDS encoding glutamine--tRNA ligase/YqeY domain fusion protein: MITVENRGTPSNFIKNVITEDLRSGKVKEVITRFPPEPNGYLHIGHAKAIWINFTLADEFGGKTHLRFDDTNPVKEDLEYVNSIQEDVKWLGYEWEEMRFASDYFGEMYERAELLIKKGKAYVDDLSADQIREFRGTLTQPGQNSPYRERSVEENLDLFRRMRAGEFKDGEKVLRAKIDMSSPNINLRDPVIYRITHSHHHNTGDEWCIYPMYTYAHPLEDAIESVTHSLCSLEFEDQRPFYDWVVEECEMPAVPRQYEFGRLNLAQTVTSKRKLKLLVDEGHVDGWDDPRMPTISGLRRRGYTPEAIRSFVHETGISKSQGLVDLQMLEHFIREDLKLTVPRTMAVLRPLKVVITNYPEGESELLEAENNSENEEMGNRQIPFSREIYIERDDFMENPPSKYFRLFPGNEVRLKHAYFIKCNDVIKDENGEVVELHCTYDPETKSGSGFTGRKVKGTLHWVDASQAVPAEFRLYEPLISAEEAEQEAEVEGMEVSGDKPEPSFLDQLNPKSIEILQGFVEPGLKDSVPHDKFQFFRHGYFNVDSKYSTPGHPVFNLVVSLKSSFQPPKQG, encoded by the coding sequence TTGATAACTGTGGAGAACCGTGGAACACCCTCCAATTTCATCAAGAACGTTATAACTGAAGATCTCCGCTCGGGCAAGGTCAAGGAAGTCATCACCCGCTTTCCGCCGGAGCCGAACGGTTATTTACATATCGGTCATGCCAAGGCGATCTGGATCAACTTTACGCTGGCCGATGAATTCGGCGGCAAAACCCATCTGAGATTCGACGATACCAATCCTGTCAAAGAGGATCTGGAATACGTCAACTCCATTCAGGAGGATGTAAAGTGGCTCGGCTATGAATGGGAAGAAATGCGGTTTGCCTCCGATTATTTCGGGGAAATGTACGAGCGGGCAGAACTGCTGATCAAAAAAGGCAAAGCTTATGTGGATGATCTCAGTGCGGATCAAATCCGCGAATTCCGCGGTACGCTGACGCAGCCCGGACAGAACAGCCCTTACCGTGAGCGGAGCGTAGAGGAGAATCTGGACCTGTTCCGCCGCATGCGTGCAGGTGAATTCAAAGACGGCGAAAAGGTGCTCCGTGCCAAAATCGACATGTCCTCACCGAACATCAACCTGCGTGATCCGGTCATTTACCGGATTACCCACTCCCATCACCACAATACCGGTGATGAATGGTGCATCTATCCGATGTACACCTATGCGCATCCGCTTGAGGATGCCATTGAGAGCGTGACCCATTCCCTTTGTTCCCTTGAGTTCGAAGACCAGCGCCCGTTCTATGACTGGGTCGTTGAGGAATGTGAAATGCCGGCAGTTCCCCGCCAGTATGAATTCGGGCGGCTTAACCTGGCCCAGACCGTAACCAGCAAGCGCAAGCTGAAGCTGCTGGTGGACGAGGGTCATGTAGACGGCTGGGATGATCCGCGCATGCCGACGATTTCCGGGCTTCGCCGCCGGGGATATACTCCGGAAGCTATCCGCAGCTTCGTGCATGAAACCGGGATCTCCAAGAGCCAGGGGCTGGTCGATCTGCAGATGCTGGAGCATTTCATCCGCGAGGATCTCAAGCTGACCGTACCGCGGACCATGGCTGTTCTGCGCCCGCTCAAGGTGGTCATCACGAACTATCCGGAAGGCGAGAGCGAACTGCTCGAAGCAGAGAACAACTCGGAGAATGAGGAAATGGGCAACCGGCAGATTCCGTTCTCCCGTGAGATCTATATCGAACGCGATGACTTCATGGAGAATCCGCCGAGCAAGTATTTCCGCCTCTTCCCCGGCAACGAGGTTCGCCTGAAGCATGCCTACTTCATCAAGTGCAACGATGTGATCAAGGATGAGAACGGCGAAGTTGTTGAGCTGCACTGCACGTATGATCCGGAGACCAAGAGCGGCAGCGGATTTACCGGCCGCAAGGTTAAGGGTACGCTGCACTGGGTCGATGCCAGCCAGGCTGTGCCGGCCGAGTTCCGCCTGTATGAGCCGCTGATCTCTGCCGAGGAAGCGGAGCAGGAGGCTGAGGTCGAGGGAATGGAAGTTTCCGGGGACAAACCGGAGCCGAGCTTCCTGGATCAGCTGAATCCGAAATCGATCGAGATTCTCCAGGGATTTGTCGAGCCGGGCCTCAAGGACAGCGTGCCGCATGACAAGTTCCAGTTCTTCCGCCATGGCTATTTTAATGTGGACAGCAAATATTCTACACCCGGACATCCAGTATTCAATCTTGTAGTATCACTGAAAAGCTCGTTCCAGCCTCCTAAGCAGGGCTGA
- a CDS encoding DUF2164 domain-containing protein, which yields MKPVKLPKEQREIITENIRAYFEMERGETIGHLAADNLLEFFLKELGPAIYNGALSDCRMLAVQRMQSLEEDIYALEWKKR from the coding sequence ATGAAACCGGTCAAGCTGCCCAAAGAACAGCGTGAGATCATAACAGAGAATATCCGTGCCTACTTCGAAATGGAACGCGGGGAAACCATCGGCCATCTGGCGGCGGATAATCTGCTGGAGTTTTTCCTGAAGGAGCTGGGCCCGGCCATCTACAACGGAGCGCTGAGCGACTGCCGTATGCTGGCCGTACAGCGGATGCAGTCTCTGGAAGAGGATATTTACGCGCTCGAATGGAAAAAGCGTTAA
- a CDS encoding TetR/AcrR family transcriptional regulator has product MNRSGSFLSRMEILDAAEQTLRRYGPGKASVTDVAKLLGVSHGTLYRHFPSKAALREAVTERWLEEKIVAPLAELAGSAADNPLEQLHQYIVRLIELKVHYATQDYEMFRMYAAVTEEAADLVEAHIERIISQISIILNRGIEQGVILQLTGTTALARSVFHATARFHHPSHAYEWHSSSISREFDELWSLLVRGLAATVK; this is encoded by the coding sequence GTGAACAGATCAGGATCTTTTTTAAGCCGGATGGAGATATTGGATGCGGCTGAACAGACGCTGCGCCGATATGGTCCGGGCAAAGCCTCGGTCACGGATGTCGCCAAGCTGCTGGGGGTGAGCCACGGCACGCTGTACAGGCATTTTCCGAGCAAGGCTGCGTTAAGAGAGGCTGTAACCGAGAGGTGGCTCGAGGAGAAAATTGTTGCCCCGCTGGCTGAACTGGCCGGCTCTGCAGCGGACAACCCTTTGGAACAGCTTCACCAGTATATCGTCAGGCTGATAGAGCTGAAAGTTCATTATGCCACCCAGGATTACGAGATGTTCAGAATGTACGCTGCGGTTACCGAAGAGGCCGCTGATCTGGTTGAGGCCCACATTGAGCGGATTATCAGCCAGATCAGCATCATCCTGAACCGCGGCATTGAGCAGGGAGTGATCCTGCAGCTGACCGGGACTACGGCGCTGGCCCGTTCTGTTTTCCATGCGACGGCCCGGTTCCATCATCCCTCCCATGCGTATGAGTGGCACAGCAGCAGCATCAGCCGGGAGTTTGATGAGTTATGGAGCCTGCTGGTCAGAGGTCTGGCTGCCACCGTGAAGTAG
- a CDS encoding MFS transporter: protein MKFLQDYPREVKVFLIASLVNATGSALMWPLVTMYVFEELGRSMQEAGIVIAIQSLGGIAGQLLGGSLYHKLGVKRLIVGALAMNALALFALPAASLNWYVFMVIMGLVGLFNSMAQPAIQAFVGFRFSERRAELFNIIYVANNIGVALGTILSGFLADISYMLSFVMNGMTSAVFAVFFLFYLRKISSVPVQGEVPRRTPHRELSGWRLMGNTRIYLYMSLGTMFLLIGNSVWNTGVSPFIISEGWSKSLYSFLWTLNGILIFAAQPVVSLIKRWFAGTSNAQMTASAVFYLSGYAVILLMPTYPGLVLAMTLATLGEMLISPATPAFISEAAGRNAPFYLGLSGGIGAVGRVIGPALMGGLFDQGGLAPTGWLACAMAVLAVGFFVFHAYANRSARTLEQSAV from the coding sequence ATGAAGTTTTTGCAGGACTATCCTAGGGAAGTTAAAGTATTTTTGATCGCAAGTCTCGTCAATGCGACCGGCAGTGCGCTGATGTGGCCGCTTGTGACAATGTATGTGTTTGAGGAACTGGGACGCAGCATGCAGGAGGCCGGGATTGTTATTGCCATCCAGTCGCTTGGAGGCATTGCCGGACAGCTGCTGGGCGGCTCGCTGTATCATAAGCTGGGGGTTAAACGCCTCATTGTCGGCGCGCTGGCCATGAATGCACTGGCGTTATTCGCACTGCCTGCCGCGAGCCTGAACTGGTATGTGTTCATGGTCATTATGGGCCTGGTCGGACTGTTCAACTCTATGGCCCAGCCTGCCATACAGGCGTTTGTCGGCTTCCGCTTCTCGGAACGGCGCGCCGAATTGTTCAATATCATCTATGTCGCGAATAACATCGGGGTGGCGCTGGGGACCATACTCAGCGGTTTTCTGGCCGACATATCCTATATGCTGAGCTTTGTGATGAATGGGATGACCTCTGCGGTATTTGCTGTGTTTTTCTTATTTTATCTGCGGAAAATCAGCAGTGTGCCTGTGCAGGGGGAAGTGCCGCGCAGAACGCCGCACCGTGAACTGTCCGGCTGGAGACTGATGGGCAATACCCGGATTTATCTGTATATGTCGCTGGGTACGATGTTTCTGCTGATCGGCAACTCGGTCTGGAATACTGGCGTATCGCCGTTTATCATTTCGGAAGGCTGGTCCAAGAGCCTCTACAGCTTTTTATGGACACTCAACGGGATTCTGATCTTTGCCGCCCAGCCTGTGGTAAGCCTAATCAAACGGTGGTTCGCCGGAACCTCCAATGCCCAGATGACGGCAAGCGCCGTGTTCTACCTCAGCGGATACGCAGTTATTCTGCTGATGCCGACTTATCCCGGCCTGGTGCTGGCGATGACACTGGCAACGCTCGGTGAAATGCTGATTTCGCCGGCAACACCAGCCTTTATCTCGGAGGCCGCCGGGCGCAATGCACCGTTCTATCTGGGGCTCAGCGGGGGAATAGGGGCGGTTGGCCGGGTAATCGGCCCCGCTTTGATGGGCGGCCTGTTCGACCAGGGCGGGCTTGCGCCCACCGGATGGCTGGCCTGTGCTATGGCGGTGCTGGCGGTAGGGTTCTTTGTATTCCACGCTTATGCTAACCGTTCAGCCCGTACTCTGGAGCAAAGTGCGGTATAA
- a CDS encoding MFS transporter: MRENLNKQLSFTSLKWFNFFVYGTVVLFTSFFPLYLQDVGMNKLEIGSLMSVGALVSIIANPFWGIWSDRYQNLRRIVLVMLTGTLVLSQLVFQAHTYEMIYVSILFFYFFQGPLFAESNTMILSYIQGTGHRFSSFRLWGSLGWALTAILAGPVIGWAGVSVLSYLFAALICAAMLALVALPKLDHSIGTAPLPFKGFRQIFYNPFFLCFIFFGILVSIPNTMNNTFVSLYITELGGSKSMIGFAVFLSSILEMAVLLLCDRFLKRRIPVLLGLLALVSILFVIRWWLMAGATTPLQVAFIQILHCITFGGFFYVGTQLTMLLVPRPYRSSGQALYTLTWSGISGILGGVLGGWLYQNLGAQSMYQSGVFLALIGSLGFGCMCLFISGGGYGPSRGQEDEITDIELEQYPR; the protein is encoded by the coding sequence TTGCGGGAGAACCTTAATAAGCAGCTTTCCTTCACCTCTCTGAAATGGTTCAACTTCTTTGTGTATGGAACTGTCGTTCTTTTCACCAGCTTCTTCCCCCTTTATCTGCAGGATGTCGGGATGAACAAGCTGGAAATCGGGAGTTTGATGTCAGTAGGTGCACTCGTATCAATTATTGCCAACCCTTTCTGGGGCATATGGAGTGACCGCTATCAGAATTTACGGCGGATTGTCCTCGTCATGCTGACAGGGACGCTGGTCCTGTCCCAGCTCGTTTTTCAGGCGCATACATATGAAATGATTTATGTCTCTATCCTGTTTTTCTATTTCTTTCAGGGTCCGCTGTTCGCGGAGAGCAACACGATGATTCTCAGCTATATTCAAGGCACGGGCCACCGCTTCAGCTCTTTCCGGCTCTGGGGCTCGCTGGGCTGGGCCCTGACTGCAATTCTCGCAGGCCCGGTGATCGGCTGGGCCGGCGTTTCGGTGCTGTCCTATCTTTTTGCGGCGCTGATCTGTGCAGCCATGCTTGCACTCGTTGCGCTGCCGAAGCTGGATCATTCCATCGGAACCGCACCGCTGCCGTTCAAAGGCTTCCGTCAAATCTTTTATAATCCGTTTTTTCTGTGCTTTATCTTTTTTGGCATTCTGGTATCTATCCCCAATACAATGAACAATACCTTTGTGTCGCTGTATATTACCGAGCTTGGCGGCAGCAAATCAATGATCGGCTTCGCCGTATTCCTCTCCTCTATTCTGGAGATGGCTGTACTGCTGCTCTGCGACCGTTTTTTGAAGCGCAGAATCCCGGTGCTGCTGGGCTTGCTGGCACTTGTCAGCATCCTGTTCGTCATCCGCTGGTGGCTGATGGCCGGTGCGACAACACCGCTGCAGGTCGCTTTTATTCAGATTCTGCACTGCATTACGTTCGGCGGCTTCTTCTATGTCGGGACACAGCTGACCATGCTGCTCGTTCCGCGTCCGTACCGTTCCTCGGGACAAGCTCTTTATACGCTGACCTGGAGCGGGATATCCGGCATTCTCGGCGGTGTTCTCGGCGGATGGCTGTATCAGAATCTGGGGGCCCAGAGCATGTATCAATCCGGTGTTTTTCTTGCCCTCATCGGCTCGCTCGGCTTTGGCTGCATGTGCCTGTTCATCAGCGGCGGCGGCTACGGGCCTTCCCGCGGGCAGGAGGACGAGATTACGGATATTGAGCTTGAACAGTATCCCCGCTGA
- a CDS encoding GNAT family protein, whose translation MFNYVIDEELVLKLLMPEHARHMYPLVERSRERLRQWLPWVDGVTEQAHIDAFVKNAVRQGSENGGFTAGLWVREELAGIIGYHEIDWQNRSAGIGYWLGEGYEGKGYMTSACRVFADYALLEMELNRIEIRCATGNLPSRAIPERLGFIFEGVIRQAEKLPAGYVNHAVYGLLRSEWKLLS comes from the coding sequence TTGTTTAATTATGTCATAGATGAAGAGCTTGTGCTGAAACTGCTGATGCCGGAGCATGCCCGTCATATGTACCCGCTGGTTGAACGTTCACGGGAGCGGCTCAGGCAGTGGCTGCCTTGGGTGGACGGCGTGACCGAACAAGCCCATATCGATGCTTTTGTTAAAAATGCGGTCAGACAGGGCAGCGAGAACGGCGGCTTTACTGCCGGACTGTGGGTCCGGGAGGAGCTGGCCGGGATTATCGGCTACCATGAGATCGACTGGCAGAACCGCTCTGCAGGCATCGGCTACTGGCTCGGGGAAGGTTATGAAGGCAAAGGATACATGACCAGCGCCTGCCGGGTCTTTGCCGATTATGCGCTGCTGGAGATGGAGCTGAACCGGATTGAAATCCGCTGCGCTACCGGAAATCTGCCCAGCCGGGCAATTCCTGAACGGCTGGGCTTTATCTTCGAAGGGGTGATCCGCCAGGCGGAGAAGCTGCCGGCCGGATATGTGAACCATGCCGTGTACGGGCTGCTGCGCAGCGAATGGAAGCTTCTCAGCTGA
- a CDS encoding GNAT family N-acetyltransferase: MQQINGGSLTIRPSEIRDARELIILDHMIWTEETTPGPLMWRSREDYLLHAPPGSQLVALKDGEVCGYVGFGCPTGMESHRHVCEINIAVHPRFQRQGIGTQLVAAIKRHAAANGIRKLRLRVLSSNETALSFYRRCGFCEEGRLREEFYLGGHYVDEVFMYCMLTGGDADGSRFT; the protein is encoded by the coding sequence ATGCAGCAAATTAACGGGGGCTCGCTTACGATCCGTCCTTCGGAAATCAGGGATGCCCGTGAGCTGATCATTCTGGATCATATGATCTGGACGGAAGAGACAACCCCGGGGCCGCTAATGTGGCGTTCCCGGGAGGATTATTTGCTGCATGCCCCGCCGGGTTCGCAGCTGGTAGCCTTGAAGGACGGGGAAGTGTGCGGATATGTGGGCTTCGGCTGCCCTACCGGAATGGAATCCCACCGGCATGTGTGCGAGATCAATATTGCCGTGCATCCGCGGTTTCAGCGGCAGGGCATCGGCACTCAGCTGGTTGCGGCCATCAAGCGGCATGCTGCGGCGAACGGAATCCGCAAGCTCCGCCTGCGGGTACTGTCAAGCAATGAGACCGCCCTGTCGTTCTACCGCAGATGCGGTTTTTGTGAAGAGGGCCGGCTGAGGGAAGAATTTTATCTTGGCGGGCATTATGTCGACGAAGTATTTATGTACTGTATGCTGACTGGAGGGGATGCAGATGGAAGTCGTTTCACTTAA
- a CDS encoding PLP-dependent aminotransferase family protein → MSNQYRPDYSPANLNGLWRPDPALPLPLHSQITAYFRDQIMSGALPAGTRLEPQRELCRRFGVNRSTVVTALGQLAALGLIEGRRGGGTRVTAQSAAGTSADPGPGVSGIPVLQQSGSWNDYVEEGSHYPNLPAVQAINRLEYEPGLIRLGTGEPAPELLPVEAMGRVLAELSQKGMPPLSYEEPLGSSGLRSAISRELEKSGIEADPASILITSGALQGLQLIALGLLPRGSTVLLEKPSYLYSIHAFQSAGVKFSGLPVDDGGLVLKRLAPEARRTRAAMLYTIPSFHNPTGLLMDAGRREMLMDTAEALRLPVLEDGAYQELWLDAPPPPPLKAMDSKGSVLHLGTLSKAASPGLRIGWIVGPEPVVRRLADIKMQTDYGASSLSQLAAARWLDGGYHEEHLLLLRRKLRRRRDFMLQLLQAHFTGLASWSIPAGGFYIWLSLNWPIPQRRLFAAALRAGLLLNSGDLYDRSDSSHLRLSYAFASFEEMESGMKRLAGIVKGALN, encoded by the coding sequence TTGTCTAACCAGTACCGCCCGGATTATTCACCGGCTAACCTGAACGGGCTCTGGCGGCCTGATCCCGCTCTGCCGCTGCCGCTGCACAGTCAGATTACCGCCTATTTCAGAGACCAGATCATGAGCGGGGCCCTGCCGGCAGGCACGAGGCTGGAACCGCAGCGTGAGCTGTGCCGCCGGTTCGGCGTTAACCGCAGCACGGTGGTGACTGCGCTCGGCCAGCTGGCTGCATTAGGGCTGATCGAAGGAAGGCGGGGCGGCGGAACACGGGTCACGGCGCAAAGCGCTGCAGGGACTTCCGCCGATCCAGGCCCCGGTGTCAGCGGGATACCGGTCTTACAGCAGTCCGGCAGCTGGAATGATTATGTGGAGGAGGGCAGCCACTATCCTAATCTGCCTGCCGTGCAGGCAATCAACAGGCTGGAGTATGAGCCGGGACTGATCCGGCTTGGTACCGGAGAGCCGGCTCCGGAGCTGCTGCCCGTTGAAGCCATGGGCCGGGTGCTTGCCGAGCTCTCGCAGAAGGGGATGCCGCCGCTCTCCTATGAGGAGCCGCTGGGCAGTTCCGGGCTGCGCAGCGCCATCAGCCGTGAGCTGGAAAAGAGCGGAATCGAAGCTGATCCGGCTTCGATTCTCATTACCTCAGGCGCGCTGCAGGGCCTGCAGCTTATTGCACTCGGGCTTCTGCCCCGCGGCTCGACCGTTCTGCTCGAGAAGCCCTCTTACCTCTATTCCATTCACGCCTTTCAGTCAGCCGGCGTGAAGTTCAGCGGCCTGCCGGTGGATGATGGCGGCCTGGTGCTGAAGCGCCTGGCCCCGGAAGCGCGGCGGACCCGGGCAGCGATGCTCTATACCATCCCCAGCTTCCATAATCCTACGGGGCTGCTGATGGATGCCGGGCGGCGTGAAATGCTGATGGATACAGCGGAAGCACTCCGCCTTCCGGTTCTTGAGGACGGCGCTTACCAGGAGCTGTGGCTGGATGCTCCGCCTCCGCCTCCCTTGAAGGCAATGGACAGCAAAGGCAGCGTGCTCCATCTCGGCACCCTGTCGAAGGCCGCCAGTCCCGGACTGCGCATCGGCTGGATTGTCGGTCCGGAGCCTGTAGTCCGCAGGCTGGCCGATATCAAAATGCAGACGGATTACGGCGCAAGCTCCCTGTCACAGCTTGCTGCTGCCAGGTGGCTGGATGGCGGTTATCATGAAGAGCATCTGCTGCTCCTGCGCCGGAAACTCCGCCGGCGGCGTGACTTCATGCTTCAGCTGCTGCAGGCCCATTTCACAGGCTTGGCCTCCTGGAGCATTCCTGCCGGGGGCTTTTATATCTGGCTGTCGCTGAACTGGCCCATTCCCCAGCGCCGTCTGTTCGCAGCAGCATTACGGGCCGGACTGCTGCTGAACAGCGGCGATCTGTATGACCGCAGCGACAGCAGCCATCTCCGGCTGTCATACGCTTTTGCCTCTTTTGAAGAAATGGAGTCAGGAATGAAGAGATTGGCCGGAATTGTAAAAGGGGCACTTAACTGA
- a CDS encoding molybdenum cofactor guanylyltransferase has translation MTGVILAGGRSRRMGADKALLKLAGIPLISHSAELLSQLADPVLIACGGAEREEYRFLNLTMVPDRYPGQGPLAGLHAALQESRTAWTAALACDLPLAPGALFRYMAELAAACPAGPNTLQAIVPVNAAGKVQPLLALYHHSVLPDLDRALQTGHLRVMDWLAGLAVHYVRAEEYPGDFRAFEAGLLNMNTPDDYEAASLLHGGSQTSDQQAP, from the coding sequence ATGACAGGCGTTATTCTGGCCGGCGGCCGATCGCGGCGGATGGGCGCTGACAAAGCGCTGCTGAAGCTGGCAGGCATCCCGCTGATCTCGCACAGCGCAGAGCTGCTGTCGCAGCTTGCGGACCCTGTGCTTATTGCCTGCGGCGGGGCGGAGCGGGAGGAATACCGGTTTCTTAATTTAACCATGGTCCCGGACCGGTATCCCGGTCAAGGACCGCTCGCCGGTCTGCATGCCGCACTGCAGGAATCACGCACAGCATGGACCGCCGCACTGGCCTGCGATCTGCCGCTGGCTCCCGGGGCGCTGTTCCGGTATATGGCGGAGCTTGCAGCTGCCTGTCCCGCAGGTCCGAACACACTGCAGGCCATAGTGCCCGTAAATGCTGCGGGCAAGGTCCAGCCGCTGCTGGCTTTGTACCATCACAGCGTCCTTCCTGATCTGGACCGGGCGCTGCAGACCGGACATCTCCGGGTAATGGACTGGCTGGCCGGGCTTGCTGTACACTACGTCCGCGCAGAAGAGTATCCGGGAGACTTCCGTGCCTTTGAAGCCGGACTGCTGAATATGAATACACCGGACGATTATGAGGCTGCGTCCCTACTTCACGGTGGCAGCCAGACCTCTGACCAGCAGGCTCCATAA